A part of Lacinutrix sp. 5H-3-7-4 genomic DNA contains:
- a CDS encoding CusA/CzcA family heavy metal efflux RND transporter, protein MINKIIDFSINNKFIIGLLTLTIIGTGIWSMTKVPIDAVPDITNNQVQVITQSPNLGTEDIEQIVTYPIEVAMSNLPDVQEIRSISRFGLSVVTIVFDDDMGTYLPRQLVAEKLNEVKEQIPAGFGEPTMGPISTGLGEIYQYTLKVAPEFKDKYNIADLRSMQDWIVQRQMAMVPGVVEVNAIGGKIKQYEVAVDPNDLNAIGLTITDVFNALEANNQNTGGAYIEKNHQANFIRGEGLVRSLEDIKKITVKNINNIPVTIGDIATVQFGSAIRYGALTQDGEGEVVGGLVMMLKGANSNDVIANVKERMTQIEKSLPEGVIIEPLLDRSKLIGETTSTVTTNLIEGALIVIFVLVFLLGNWRGGLIVASTIPLSLLFAFILMNVFDVWVNLMSLGAIDFGIIVDGAVIIVESTVFLIASQVLKKKQLTSKERDKVASNASKKMMNAAFFGQLIILIVFLPILALQGIEGKMFKPMALTFIFAMIGAMVLCLTYVPMMSALILRAPKNDKKSYGDRFVHWVEDKYQPLLVRALRKGKWVIGIAVVLFGITVFMFSRMGGEFIPQLDEGDIAFHAILKPGSSLTETIETTTKIEQIVKAKFPEVDKIVSRIGVAEIPTDPMPMDIADVFVILKPKSEWTTIESKDELIEAMKEAVEMVPGVNYEFTQPIEMRFNELLEGVREDIAIKLYGEDIDILSQKAEEISKIIAGTEGIGDMKAEATTGLPQMTINYNRNKLAQYGLQINTLNQTIQSAFAGGTAGVIFEGEKRFDLVVRLSSQNRRDISDVQNLYINLPSGAQIPLREIADVSYKAGPMQISRDNTNRRTYVGVNVRGRDVKSLVTEIKSKLDAQLELPSGYFIRYGGAFENLERASIRLQTVVPIALLLIFILIYFALKSLPQTLMIYIAIPMATIGGVVALWVRDMPFSISAGVGFIVLFGVAVLNGLVMISGLNELKEEGVTNLKDRIVEGTKRRIRPIMLTAFTDVLGFLPMAISSSAGAEVQRPLATVVIGGLLTSTLLTLFVLPILYHWVENKYFTFKPNKKLVTATAVVLLLFGFSPQSNAQELNDTIPEISLQEAVKLAKSNYPLLKQKQLEITKQEQLKSTAYDFGTTQIFTGGEEIDNGNGIYTTIGIGQSNIDVFGIGSKKKLQEQRIQLAQKAFQLSELELELEVKKAWSNCYQMKQNYDLYKELDSIYSKFEQAVALNYEVEAISKLEYSAAKNQAFQIQNKKAQAYSNYLIALQQFNLWLVSEEIFTVSDEFEVAIDSDMETFSIESHPLYSMSQNIVDEAEAKYKAAKADNLPKFNLQGGIQKVNGNSGFYTYQAGISIPFLSGTNKAQVRSARIDKEIAETNVAFKKQEVQSRFVQAKENYMKWKTSWEFYKDQVLPLTKEQKTGALLAYREGEIDYTAFTQLIKEAIQSELEAQTALVNYLESTFQLQYFNK, encoded by the coding sequence ATGATTAATAAAATCATTGATTTTTCAATCAATAACAAATTCATTATTGGTTTGCTTACGCTTACCATAATCGGAACAGGTATTTGGAGTATGACCAAAGTGCCAATAGATGCTGTTCCAGATATTACCAATAACCAAGTACAGGTTATAACACAATCCCCCAATTTAGGTACTGAAGATATTGAGCAAATTGTTACTTATCCAATTGAAGTGGCAATGAGCAATCTTCCCGATGTTCAGGAAATAAGGTCAATTTCTCGTTTTGGCTTATCTGTGGTTACTATTGTATTTGATGATGATATGGGAACATATCTACCTCGCCAATTAGTAGCCGAAAAACTAAACGAAGTCAAAGAGCAAATACCTGCTGGATTTGGCGAACCTACAATGGGTCCTATTTCAACAGGTTTAGGAGAGATTTACCAATACACACTAAAAGTTGCACCAGAGTTTAAAGACAAATACAACATTGCAGATTTACGCTCAATGCAAGACTGGATTGTACAGCGTCAAATGGCAATGGTTCCTGGTGTGGTAGAAGTAAACGCTATTGGTGGAAAAATAAAACAATACGAAGTAGCGGTTGACCCAAACGATTTAAATGCTATTGGCCTTACCATTACAGATGTGTTTAATGCACTTGAAGCCAATAATCAAAATACAGGAGGTGCATATATTGAAAAGAACCATCAAGCCAATTTTATTCGTGGTGAAGGCTTGGTGAGAAGTTTAGAGGACATTAAAAAAATCACTGTCAAGAATATTAATAATATACCTGTCACTATTGGCGATATTGCTACGGTACAATTTGGCTCTGCAATTCGTTACGGTGCATTAACCCAAGATGGTGAAGGTGAAGTTGTAGGTGGATTAGTAATGATGCTAAAAGGAGCTAATTCCAATGATGTTATTGCCAATGTAAAAGAGCGAATGACTCAAATTGAAAAGTCGTTACCAGAAGGCGTAATTATTGAACCATTATTAGACCGAAGTAAATTAATTGGCGAAACAACTTCTACAGTAACAACTAATCTTATTGAAGGTGCATTAATCGTCATTTTTGTGTTGGTCTTTTTATTAGGTAATTGGCGAGGAGGTTTAATAGTTGCCTCTACTATTCCATTATCCTTATTATTTGCTTTTATTTTAATGAATGTTTTTGATGTTTGGGTAAACCTAATGAGTTTAGGAGCAATTGATTTCGGAATCATTGTAGATGGTGCTGTAATTATTGTTGAAAGCACTGTTTTTCTTATAGCATCACAAGTTTTGAAAAAGAAACAACTTACATCTAAAGAAAGAGATAAAGTTGCTTCTAATGCTTCAAAAAAGATGATGAATGCAGCCTTCTTCGGTCAGTTGATTATCCTTATCGTTTTTCTACCCATTTTAGCCTTACAAGGTATTGAAGGAAAGATGTTTAAACCAATGGCTTTGACCTTTATTTTTGCTATGATTGGTGCAATGGTACTTTGTTTAACCTATGTGCCAATGATGTCAGCTTTAATATTAAGAGCACCTAAAAACGATAAAAAATCTTATGGAGATAGATTTGTGCATTGGGTTGAAGATAAATACCAACCCTTATTGGTTAGAGCCTTGCGAAAAGGGAAATGGGTAATTGGTATTGCAGTTGTGTTGTTCGGAATAACCGTTTTTATGTTTTCAAGAATGGGTGGCGAGTTCATTCCGCAACTCGATGAAGGTGATATTGCATTTCACGCTATTTTAAAACCAGGTAGTTCACTTACAGAAACTATTGAAACTACTACCAAAATAGAACAAATAGTAAAAGCAAAATTTCCAGAAGTCGATAAAATTGTGAGTCGTATTGGTGTTGCCGAAATTCCAACCGACCCGATGCCTATGGATATTGCCGATGTTTTTGTAATTCTGAAACCTAAAAGTGAATGGACTACTATAGAATCAAAAGATGAATTGATTGAAGCAATGAAAGAAGCAGTTGAAATGGTTCCTGGTGTTAATTATGAGTTTACACAACCTATTGAAATGCGTTTTAACGAGTTATTAGAAGGTGTTCGTGAAGATATTGCTATAAAACTTTATGGTGAAGACATTGATATTCTATCTCAAAAAGCCGAAGAAATATCTAAAATTATCGCAGGTACTGAAGGTATTGGTGATATGAAAGCGGAAGCCACAACAGGTTTACCACAAATGACCATTAATTACAACAGGAATAAATTGGCACAATACGGACTTCAAATAAATACGCTCAATCAGACCATACAATCTGCATTTGCAGGTGGTACAGCAGGTGTCATTTTTGAAGGAGAAAAACGTTTCGATTTAGTGGTGCGTTTAAGTTCTCAAAACCGAAGGGATATTTCTGATGTTCAAAATTTATACATCAATTTACCTTCGGGTGCTCAAATTCCTTTACGTGAAATTGCAGATGTAAGCTATAAAGCAGGACCAATGCAAATAAGTAGAGACAATACCAACAGAAGAACCTATGTAGGTGTTAATGTTAGAGGACGTGATGTAAAATCGTTAGTAACTGAAATTAAATCAAAATTAGATGCACAATTAGAATTACCATCAGGTTATTTTATTCGTTATGGTGGTGCATTTGAAAATTTAGAACGTGCTAGCATCCGATTACAAACCGTTGTGCCTATTGCATTGTTACTCATATTTATACTAATATATTTTGCATTAAAATCTTTACCACAGACCTTAATGATTTACATAGCAATTCCAATGGCAACTATTGGTGGTGTTGTGGCGTTGTGGGTACGTGATATGCCATTTAGTATTTCGGCAGGTGTTGGTTTTATTGTGCTGTTTGGTGTTGCAGTTTTAAATGGTTTGGTAATGATAAGCGGACTCAACGAATTAAAAGAAGAAGGTGTAACCAATCTAAAAGATAGAATAGTTGAAGGTACTAAACGAAGAATCAGACCTATTATGCTAACTGCTTTTACAGATGTATTAGGCTTTCTACCAATGGCTATTTCATCATCAGCTGGTGCAGAAGTACAACGTCCTTTGGCAACTGTAGTTATTGGTGGATTATTAACTTCAACTTTGCTTACCTTATTTGTTTTACCAATTTTATATCATTGGGTAGAAAACAAATATTTTACGTTTAAGCCAAATAAAAAGTTAGTAACAGCAACAGCAGTTGTATTATTACTATTTGGCTTTTCACCACAAAGTAATGCACAAGAGTTGAATGATACAATTCCCGAAATTTCATTACAGGAAGCTGTTAAACTCGCAAAAAGTAATTATCCATTATTGAAGCAAAAGCAGTTGGAAATTACAAAACAAGAACAATTAAAATCGACTGCCTATGATTTCGGAACGACTCAAATTTTTACAGGTGGAGAAGAAATTGATAATGGAAATGGCATCTATACAACCATTGGTATTGGTCAATCAAATATCGATGTATTTGGCATTGGTTCTAAAAAGAAGCTACAAGAACAACGCATTCAATTGGCACAAAAAGCCTTTCAACTTTCCGAGTTGGAATTAGAATTGGAAGTTAAAAAAGCTTGGTCTAATTGCTATCAAATGAAACAAAACTATGATTTGTATAAGGAATTGGATTCCATTTATTCCAAATTCGAGCAAGCAGTAGCTTTAAATTATGAAGTCGAAGCTATTTCTAAATTAGAATATTCGGCAGCAAAAAATCAAGCGTTTCAAATTCAGAATAAAAAAGCGCAAGCCTATAGTAATTATCTTATTGCCTTACAGCAATTCAATTTGTGGTTGGTATCAGAAGAAATTTTTACAGTTTCAGATGAATTTGAGGTAGCGATAGATAGTGATATGGAAACGTTCAGTATTGAAAGTCATCCATTGTACAGTATGTCGCAGAACATTGTAGATGAAGCGGAAGCTAAATATAAAGCTGCAAAAGCAGATAATTTGCCAAAGTTCAATCTTCAAGGTGGTATACAGAAAGTAAATGGCAATTCAGGATTTTACACCTATCAAGCAGGAATTTCAATTCCGTTTTTATCAGGTACTAACAAAGCACAAGTTAGAAGTGCTAGAATTGATAAAGAAATAGCAGAAACCAATGTAGCGTTCAAAAAACAGGAAGTACAATCAAGGTTTGTTCAGGCTAAAGAAAATTATATGAAATGGAAAACATCTTGGGAGTTTTACAAAGACCAAGTTTTACCATTAACAAAAGAGCAAAAAACAGGTGCATTACTGGCATATAGAGAAGGCGAAATTGATTATACTGCATTTACGCAGTTGATAAAAGAAGCAATTCAATCGGAACTGGAAGCACAGACTGCATTAGTAAACTATTTAGAAAGCACATTTCAATTACAATATTTTAATAAATAA
- a CDS encoding site-specific integrase encodes MSYNISIRLDNRRKKKSGMYPIKLRVYGKETQKEKWYNLDIDLTEKKFQEIWLNPNNKKLRGENKELRLKLQAIENRANDEASKLGVFDFKNFEFKLFRKASDKNNLQFHFNVAIENCIKKNKINTAESFKYTLNSLATFSNEVKNCPIEKLKFQQINVDWLRDYEAYMVKKGKSYTTIAIYTRTLRVIFNNAIEAKDLNQEYYPFGKSKYQILRTKKVKKALNSKELKVLFDAKPANENESKAKDFWFFSFACNGINPKDIALLKYSDIKDDKFTYYRAKTFDKKAEKTEIIIYLTDFTNSIIEKYGSKNKNSFVFDILNENDDANEQHKKIKNFTRYINDHIKRLAVANKLPSDISFYYARHSFATNSLRKGASMEFISEALNHSDLSVTKNYFAGFEDEAKKEFANSIMNF; translated from the coding sequence ATGAGTTACAATATTTCAATTCGTTTAGACAATCGTAGAAAGAAAAAGTCTGGAATGTATCCAATAAAACTTCGTGTTTATGGAAAAGAAACTCAAAAAGAGAAATGGTATAATTTAGATATTGATTTAACAGAAAAGAAATTTCAAGAAATTTGGTTAAATCCAAACAACAAAAAGTTACGTGGTGAAAATAAAGAATTACGACTGAAACTTCAGGCTATAGAAAATAGAGCTAATGATGAAGCTAGTAAATTGGGTGTTTTTGACTTTAAAAATTTTGAATTTAAGTTGTTTAGAAAAGCTTCAGATAAAAATAATCTTCAATTTCACTTTAACGTAGCTATTGAGAATTGTATCAAAAAGAATAAAATAAATACAGCAGAAAGTTTTAAATACACATTAAACTCGTTAGCAACCTTCAGTAATGAAGTTAAAAATTGTCCTATAGAGAAGCTGAAATTTCAACAAATAAATGTTGATTGGTTAAGAGATTACGAGGCTTACATGGTTAAAAAAGGTAAAAGCTATACAACTATAGCAATATACACTAGAACTTTACGGGTTATTTTTAATAATGCAATCGAAGCTAAAGACCTTAACCAAGAGTATTATCCTTTTGGTAAAAGTAAATATCAAATATTACGAACAAAAAAAGTAAAAAAAGCATTAAACTCTAAAGAACTAAAAGTTTTATTTGATGCTAAACCTGCAAACGAGAATGAATCAAAAGCTAAAGATTTTTGGTTTTTTAGTTTTGCTTGTAATGGTATAAACCCAAAAGATATTGCACTCTTAAAATATTCTGATATTAAAGACGATAAATTTACTTATTACAGAGCCAAAACTTTTGATAAAAAAGCTGAGAAAACCGAAATCATTATCTACTTAACTGATTTTACAAATAGTATTATAGAAAAGTATGGTAGCAAAAATAAAAATAGCTTTGTTTTTGATATTTTGAATGAAAATGATGATGCAAACGAACAGCATAAAAAAATAAAAAACTTTACACGTTATATAAACGATCACATAAAAAGGTTGGCTGTTGCTAATAAATTACCGAGTGATATAAGCTTCTATTATGCTCGGCATAGTTTTGCAACCAATTCTTTGCGTAAAGGCGCTAGTATGGAATTTATTAGTGAAGCATTAAACCATAGTGACCTAAGTGTAACTAAAAACTATTTTGCTGGATTTGAAGATGAAGCTAAAAAAGAATTTGCAAACTCAATAATGAACTTCTAA
- a CDS encoding DUF6660 family protein, with translation MKFLAFILAITMLALSAMPCSDGQNVEDQQQEEITAEHNHEEDSDDSCPVTCICNCCGMSISYEPLAIFQLLTFNKITTKLVSTYQSNYRFDFQSNIWQPPQA, from the coding sequence ATGAAATTTTTAGCATTCATATTAGCTATAACAATGTTAGCATTATCTGCAATGCCTTGTTCTGATGGTCAAAATGTAGAAGACCAACAGCAAGAGGAAATAACTGCTGAACATAATCATGAAGAGGATAGTGACGATTCTTGTCCTGTTACTTGTATTTGTAATTGTTGTGGTATGTCAATTAGCTATGAGCCTTTGGCAATATTTCAGTTATTAACTTTCAATAAAATTACCACAAAATTAGTGTCTACTTATCAGTCAAATTATAGATTTGATTTCCAATCTAATATTTGGCAACCGCCACAAGCTTAA
- the tpiA gene encoding triose-phosphate isomerase has translation MRKNIVAGNWKMNNDLPQTEALIVDLLKQTQTSNAEVMIAPTYVNLYQAFDATRNSNIEVIAQNMHFAENGAYTGEISATMLKSVGVKTVILGHSERRAYFNETNESLAKKVDAALKNDLRIIFCFGEELSDRKSGNQEQVVENQIKSALFHLEASAFKNIVLAYEPVWAIGTGETASPEQAQDMHKFIRQTLQNKYGENTAQDVSILYGGSVKPANAKEIFSKPDVDGGLIGGASLKAEDFIAIVNAF, from the coding sequence ATGAGAAAAAATATAGTAGCAGGAAACTGGAAAATGAATAACGATTTACCTCAAACCGAAGCATTAATCGTAGACCTATTAAAACAAACACAAACCTCAAATGCCGAGGTCATGATTGCACCAACCTACGTAAACCTTTATCAAGCATTCGATGCTACAAGAAACTCTAATATAGAAGTAATAGCACAAAACATGCACTTTGCAGAAAACGGCGCATATACAGGAGAAATTAGCGCAACAATGCTAAAAAGTGTAGGAGTAAAAACAGTAATATTAGGCCACAGCGAGCGTCGCGCATACTTTAACGAAACCAATGAGTCTTTAGCAAAAAAAGTAGATGCCGCATTAAAAAACGATTTACGAATAATTTTTTGTTTTGGAGAAGAATTAAGCGATCGTAAATCAGGAAACCAAGAACAAGTAGTAGAAAACCAAATAAAAAGCGCATTGTTTCACCTAGAAGCATCAGCATTTAAAAACATAGTTTTAGCCTACGAGCCAGTATGGGCAATAGGTACAGGAGAAACAGCAAGTCCAGAACAAGCGCAAGACATGCATAAATTTATACGCCAAACATTACAAAATAAATATGGCGAAAATACCGCACAAGACGTATCAATACTCTACGGCGGAAGCGTAAAACCAGCAAACGCAAAAGAAATATTCTCAAAACCAGACGTCGATGGCGGCTTAATTGGAGGCGCATCACTAAAAGCCGAAGATTTTATAGCCATAGTAAACGCATTTTAA
- a CDS encoding organic hydroperoxide resistance protein, with the protein MKTLYEATTIATGGRKGNVKSEDGPLDFNLSVPKSMGGDGGNGANPEQFFGAAYAACFGGALQSVANAENIDIDEETLSVTAIIGFCKDEDGFCLEATLDCYIPGVDLETGEDLVEKAHEVCPFSKATRDNITVTLNLLLDE; encoded by the coding sequence ATGAAAACATTATACGAAGCAACAACTATAGCAACAGGAGGAAGAAAAGGTAATGTGAAATCTGAAGATGGGCCATTAGATTTTAATCTTTCTGTGCCAAAATCTATGGGCGGCGATGGCGGCAATGGTGCAAATCCAGAACAGTTTTTTGGAGCAGCTTATGCTGCATGTTTTGGTGGCGCATTACAATCTGTTGCAAATGCAGAAAATATAGATATAGACGAAGAGACTTTAAGTGTAACAGCTATTATAGGGTTTTGTAAAGATGAAGATGGTTTCTGTTTAGAAGCTACATTGGATTGTTACATACCAGGTGTAGATTTAGAAACCGGAGAAGATTTGGTAGAGAAAGCACACGAAGTTTGTCCGTTTAGTAAAGCAACAAGAGATAATATTACAGTAACATTAAATTTATTGTTAGACGAATAA
- a CDS encoding M57 family metalloprotease — MKNFRIFLIAILAVSFFFQSCQKDEVKPEEVQTKEQISDEILSKLAELSLNVNDVQKVDFQLPDGSTVEMYQIEDDILLTESQILKQEVNSNELDRNYRTNNLVSQGRNISIIGYTGGGGFGLSQNEQTALQWAVANYNRLSGVSISFTLTFGTDYNSKDMVVYHNPNQSGAGGSAGFPSNGLPHKFVQIYGLDNYNTNVIEHVITHEIGHSVGFRHTDWSTRQSCGQNTNEGQAGVGAIAVAGTSAGYNPNSIMVACFNSGEDGEFDSDDIIALQNMY; from the coding sequence ATGAAAAATTTTAGAATATTTTTAATAGCAATTCTAGCAGTTTCGTTTTTCTTTCAATCTTGTCAAAAAGATGAGGTTAAACCAGAAGAAGTTCAAACCAAAGAGCAAATTTCAGACGAAATTTTAAGTAAACTTGCAGAGTTATCCCTAAACGTTAACGATGTGCAAAAGGTAGACTTTCAACTACCAGATGGCTCAACTGTAGAAATGTATCAAATAGAAGACGATATATTACTAACAGAGTCTCAAATATTAAAGCAAGAAGTTAACAGTAATGAGTTAGACCGAAACTATCGTACTAACAATTTAGTTTCTCAAGGAAGAAATATCTCAATCATTGGGTACACCGGTGGTGGCGGTTTTGGGTTATCTCAAAACGAGCAAACTGCATTACAATGGGCAGTTGCTAACTATAACCGTTTAAGTGGAGTTTCTATATCTTTTACATTAACATTTGGAACAGACTATAATTCAAAAGATATGGTAGTATATCACAACCCAAATCAAAGTGGAGCTGGAGGTTCTGCAGGTTTTCCATCAAATGGATTACCACACAAGTTTGTTCAAATATATGGTTTAGATAACTATAACACGAATGTAATAGAGCATGTAATAACTCATGAAATAGGACATTCTGTCGGGTTCAGACATACAGATTGGTCTACAAGACAAAGTTGCGGTCAAAACACAAACGAAGGTCAAGCAGGAGTTGGAGCAATAGCCGTAGCAGGAACCTCTGCTGGTTACAATCCTAATTCCATAATGGTTGCTTGTTTTAACTCGGGTGAAGATGGAGAGTTTGATAGTGATGATATTATAGCATTACAAAACATGTATTAA
- a CDS encoding ATP-dependent Clp protease adaptor ClpS: MSTKEKVLEQFDTATKEKKNNEIVVYNDDVNTFDHVINTLIKACDHTPEQAEQCTILVHYKGQCTVKTGELKDLKPRCSKILEAGISAEII; the protein is encoded by the coding sequence ATGAGCACTAAAGAAAAAGTATTAGAGCAATTTGACACCGCTACAAAAGAAAAAAAGAATAATGAAATTGTAGTTTATAATGATGATGTAAACACTTTTGATCACGTTATAAATACACTCATTAAAGCTTGCGACCATACTCCAGAGCAAGCAGAACAATGCACAATACTCGTACACTATAAAGGACAATGTACAGTAAAAACAGGAGAACTTAAAGATTTAAAACCAAGATGCTCTAAAATCTTAGAAGCTGGCATAAGTGCAGAAATAATTTAG
- the prmA gene encoding 50S ribosomal protein L11 methyltransferase: MSNTTYIGYYFKVEPLQPATEILIAELGYAGFESFVETETGVTAYIQKDDWFDGVLNNIYVLTNNEFKISYTFDEIEQVNWNSEWEKNFNPIIVDSLCSVRAPFHEKPDTKYDIVIEPKMSFGTGHHETTHMMIQHILNNTFQNKSVLDMGCGTGVLAILAAFKGAKPVDAIDIDNWCYLNSVENAERNNAAHINVYEGDSSLLKNKNYDIIIANINRNILLKDIGVYSKCLNQNGQLFLSGFYNNDITIIEEECNKYNLKLQSKLERNNWIALEFKN; encoded by the coding sequence ATGTCTAATACAACATATATAGGATATTACTTTAAAGTAGAACCATTACAACCAGCAACCGAAATTTTAATAGCCGAGTTAGGTTACGCAGGTTTCGAAAGCTTCGTAGAAACAGAAACAGGAGTAACAGCATACATACAAAAAGACGATTGGTTCGATGGTGTATTAAATAATATATATGTACTAACCAATAACGAATTTAAAATCTCATACACCTTCGATGAGATAGAACAAGTAAACTGGAATAGTGAATGGGAAAAAAACTTTAACCCAATAATAGTAGACAGCCTTTGTTCTGTTCGTGCACCATTTCATGAAAAACCAGATACAAAGTATGATATTGTAATAGAGCCAAAAATGAGTTTTGGAACAGGACATCATGAAACAACACACATGATGATACAACATATATTAAATAATACATTTCAAAACAAATCTGTACTAGATATGGGTTGTGGTACAGGAGTATTAGCCATTTTAGCAGCATTTAAAGGCGCAAAACCTGTAGATGCGATAGATATAGATAACTGGTGTTATTTAAATAGTGTTGAAAATGCTGAACGAAATAATGCTGCACACATAAATGTATACGAAGGAGATTCAAGCCTATTAAAAAATAAAAATTACGATATAATAATAGCAAACATTAATCGCAATATTCTATTAAAAGATATTGGTGTATATTCAAAATGTTTAAACCAAAACGGACAATTATTTTTAAGCGGATTTTATAATAATGATATCACAATTATAGAAGAAGAATGTAATAAATACAATCTAAAATTACAATCAAAATTAGAACGAAATAATTGGATAGCATTAGAGTTTAAAAATTAA
- a CDS encoding helix-turn-helix domain-containing protein, whose amino-acid sequence MIAFEQTQLDVAEVKRDLKELKALIEKAETLSQTDDPQTIDDIVKFSGYTKPTLYNYCQKNTIPHHKKNGRLFFFKSEIIEWIKEGKQKCTTELESDVDTLLSNRKKRLK is encoded by the coding sequence ATGATAGCATTTGAACAAACGCAACTAGATGTTGCAGAGGTAAAAAGAGACCTCAAAGAATTAAAAGCCTTAATTGAAAAGGCAGAAACGTTATCCCAAACGGATGACCCGCAAACTATTGATGACATTGTAAAGTTTTCTGGTTATACAAAACCAACACTTTATAACTATTGTCAAAAAAACACCATTCCTCACCATAAGAAAAACGGTCGTTTATTCTTCTTCAAGTCCGAGATAATAGAATGGATAAAAGAAGGAAAGCAAAAATGCACAACAGAGCTTGAATCTGATGTCGATACCTTATTGTCTAATCGTAAAAAGAGACTTAAATAA
- a CDS encoding primase-helicase family protein: protein MSEKYLRIGTAYFKEVNMPLNSKDTIKMLNPWSKSEIITDHGKEYIEDIKKYDGFCLIPSHTNYKRVINGFYNKYEKLDHKIEKGSFPETEKFLKHFFGEQYILGLDYLSVLWQNPTQVLPILCLVSNERNTGKTTFLNWVKSIFQNNMTINNNEDFRSRFNSDWASKLIIAVDEVLLDKREDSERLKNLSTAKTYKSEAKGKDKVEGNFFGKFILCSNNEKNFVYIDNSEVRYWVRKIIPFDLTNDRPDLLESLKKELPHFIHFINKRKISCPRKTRMWFTKEQIHTEALDILINGNKTFIDKELEQILSDEFALFEKEELKYSLGDLVDKLSKNNIRTNSFKLSELIKNEYKLESKNSTYTKYYMSTSVSNTPIVEETTHRGRHYTFTKQMFKELS from the coding sequence ATGAGTGAAAAATATTTAAGAATAGGTACAGCTTACTTTAAAGAAGTTAATATGCCATTAAACAGCAAAGACACTATAAAAATGTTGAATCCTTGGTCAAAAAGTGAAATTATAACCGACCATGGTAAGGAGTACATTGAAGATATAAAAAAATATGATGGTTTTTGTTTAATCCCATCACATACTAATTATAAACGTGTAATTAATGGATTTTATAATAAATATGAAAAACTAGACCATAAAATTGAAAAAGGTAGTTTTCCAGAAACAGAAAAATTTCTCAAGCATTTTTTTGGTGAGCAATATATTTTAGGCTTAGATTACTTAAGTGTTTTATGGCAAAATCCAACACAAGTTTTACCAATTTTGTGTTTAGTGAGTAATGAGCGAAATACAGGTAAAACCACTTTTTTAAATTGGGTAAAATCTATATTCCAAAATAATATGACAATTAATAATAATGAGGATTTTAGAAGTAGATTTAATTCAGATTGGGCTTCAAAGTTAATTATTGCTGTTGATGAAGTTTTATTAGATAAAAGAGAAGATAGTGAAAGGTTGAAAAATCTATCTACTGCAAAAACTTATAAAAGCGAAGCTAAAGGTAAAGATAAAGTTGAGGGAAATTTTTTTGGTAAGTTTATTTTATGTTCCAACAACGAAAAGAATTTTGTTTACATAGATAATTCAGAAGTAAGATACTGGGTTAGAAAAATTATTCCATTCGATTTAACAAATGACCGCCCAGACCTTTTAGAATCGTTAAAAAAAGAGTTACCGCACTTTATCCATTTTATAAACAAAAGAAAGATTTCATGTCCTAGAAAAACAAGAATGTGGTTTACTAAAGAGCAAATTCATACAGAAGCATTAGATATATTAATTAACGGTAATAAAACCTTTATAGATAAAGAATTAGAGCAAATTTTGTCAGATGAGTTTGCCTTGTTTGAAAAAGAAGAATTAAAGTATTCATTGGGAGACTTGGTAGATAAGCTTAGTAAAAATAATATAAGAACCAATTCTTTTAAATTATCTGAGTTAATAAAAAATGAATATAAATTAGAATCTAAGAATAGTACATATACTAAATATTATATGTCAACATCAGTTTCAAACACTCCTATTGTTGAAGAAACCACTCATAGAGGTCGTCATTATACTTTTACTAAACAAATGTTTAAAGAGTTAAGTTGA